TTAAAGTGCATGCGGTATACTAACACCTCATATTAAAGCCCAGGAGCATCTGAACCTTTTAATTGACCTACATCAAAACTACTTCCAGCCAAATAATAGGGAAAAACTTCCGAAAGAAACAAACGATTCAACAAACCAAGTGGAGCCTCAAATCTTTTTACAATTTTATCATTTCACCTTTGTCTTTTTGATTTTTAGTTATTTGCCACTATCACCCACTTTATTCTGCTTGGGCATTCTATTAGGAGCTGCACATCCTAAGCATGTCAGCGGACCTAATCTAAATCCATTCCAAGTCAGCATAGCCAAACCAACATTCACCCATATAAATAGATCATGGGATTTTGAACACATTCATTGTAACAAGCACCAAAATATATGCTGCTGCTGATTATGCTTAAAAAAATCTAACCTGTCATGACTCAATCAACACACCCAAGCTCATGGATAAATGATACATGTAATATAGGGTTTGATCCAACCCAGCCTGAGCCATGCAACCTCATTCTGAACACGGTCCAATTCTCCCCCTATTTTGTCAAAATTTCTTAAGGGCTCAAAATGAAAACGTTACAATTTCTTTTTTGCAAAATTTAGgccaaaatttcaagaattttggAATTTTGGTCAAAATTTCAGGTTGctaaatttcaaattgaaatttaaaaaaaaaaaaaacttgaggcTTTTCATTTTATTCATAAACTACTCAACCATCATCTATTCTAATATTTCCCCAAAATTTCTTTCACAATTTCCTTAATCTACTACATGTTCAGTTGTTTctttaaattaaaattgaaatttctaTTGAAATGAATATATTCATTAAAATTTCCCCAAGTTTTAGTTCCTAGGCTCAACCATCTTTGAAGCTGTGGTTCATGCATTAGACACATTTCCAACGAAagaccaaaaaacaaaaaaaaaaaattaataaacgACTAAACTCCCACATTAATTTACAAAAGGTAGTTTCCTGTAGAGTGTGTTTTATTGATGTCTATAATACCTTCTCCTTCTGTTTGTAGATGACGTCAATCTTCTTCACATACTCATCTGTCAATTTCtgcatcaaaaaggaaaagataCAAGCGCTTTGAATACTGCAGGAAAAGGGAGCATTCTGTTTTTTGTCACTGACAAGAACAAGACATGTAactagaagaacctaaaaatatagcATAGAGAGCATTCAATAATGATGGTATGTCTGGAAGTGACTACTACAAAGAGCAATTTATAATACTCCAATGAAATGCTTATCTATGAGTAATGGGGAGCATGTTTtgcatatattttcattttttcccatttttcttgTAGTTGCTTGTTTTCTTCCATTCTTtctatctttttttctttctttcttttttctttttttctttttttttttctttcagtgCCCTTTTCATCCCACTGTGCAGCGGCCCGGGGGGAAGGGATGCCACACTAATAGGATAAGCACCGCTTCTTATCAAGATATCAAATTTAACCAAATTTCAAATTGAAAGGTGCTCACAAAGTTGGAAAAACTAGGAAATCCTTCTCTACAACCCCTTGAGATGAACCTATCTAACCTCTTCTAGAATTCTGGAAGCAACTCACATTTCCAGAGATCACCTCAATGATTATGTCCATGCATATTAAAGTGACCTCATTGTCAGCAAAAAAATTGCATACTCACCTTAGTGTAGAAGAAGCTATTCTAATCCCATAGTCTAACTATACCCAACATaatgaattttacaaacatcTAATTGATTATTTACCTGCAAATCATTTGATAGGTCTTTCACATTATCTTCGGAAAGTTTTTTCTCCTGCAATAAGGTAGCAAGAAGGAATCCTtacaaaattattataaaaaaaaaaattaaaagaaactgttgaaatatatatatatatatatatatatatatatatatagagagagagagagagagagagagagaattaagcaaaagtttgaaaaataaataaataaatattcaaacCTTCTCAAGTTTTTCGTAAGCCCTTAAGGCATCTCTTCTAATATTCCTCAATGCAACCTACAAATGGCATAGGAAATTCTGTGAAAAGGAGACCTGGATCAACCTACAGACAGATCTGGAGTAGGAAAACCATGCATAAAATTAGATGGGCCATAAAATAGAAAGCACACCACCTCATCGATTCCAAATGCTATTGCTCAATACATGCTTTTAGGTAAATTAGAGTCATgatcaaaaatcaatacacacCCTAAGCACCTTACTGTATCTTTGATAGTGATTACAATTCTTCAAGTCTTGAACAATGATTAAACTGCACTTAATTCTAGGTGGACTCTAAGCTTTTGGAATGTTTGAAGACTTAGAGCACTATGAGCCTCGAGCAAAATAAGACTGCAAGTTTATACATTTAATATAAACTGGTATGTGTCAATAACCACAACTTAATGACCCAGAAAGAATCTGCATATCTCAccaacttttctaataatattttACTACAATCTGGCTGTGGGTGAGTACTCAAACTATATACAAAGGATACAAAAGTACCTTCCCTTCCTCTGCCTGTTTAGCTACGACTTTTGACAACTCCTGCAACAAGTAAACAAGCAAAGATTGATAACCAACAACAACAAAGACTGAACGCCAACTTTGTGGGGTTGGAAGGCAATGAGAAGACAGCAGAGATAGGTAATGATCTATATTTGTAGCAGTATGTTTTAAGGAACTTTCCTGACCATTTCACAAATTTATGACATTTCAGTTCCACATAATGTCTACAGGTTCAATGCTTAAACCGAGCATTTGGTTTCCTTGATATTTCTTACCTGGAGAATATCAagcctaaatttttttttttcccccttcctTTTTTGGTTTATATTTGCAAACACCATCTAACATCATGCAAATAACACAGTAATGTTTACAATCTACATGCACTTCTACCCAACTTAAAATCATAATAACAATGTATCAGAAGTAGGTATATCTTTTGGGGCAGACCTATATCCACAAGGATATTCAAAAATTTCTTGCACGAGAAACAGGGACCATGACAAAGATTTGGAATTGATGTTTCTTTACAAAAATTACGTAAGTTTGTGCTAAGAATACACTTTTGTGTTTTAAGGATGGCATTTCACAATAAATTAACACCAAAATCCGGATAAAATCTTTTACAAAAAGAGTTTATTAATAAAACTATATTTGAATAATTGAATCCAGTCAAAAAAAGAAGGCTGATAAAAACAAAGAATTAACATCATTAAAACAATGAACAGAAAATAAGCATATTTCAAATGACATACTTATTCACAAGGATATTGAGACATTCTTGCCCcagaataataaaaaatatttggcaAAAAAGTTTTGCAGACTACATGTATCAAGCCACTATCTGAGCAACAATCTCAGTGCAGGCATCAGGCATAATAACATCAAAATCACAACTTTGAAACCTAAATGGCCAAGCTTTACCTAAGGTCACTTGAACTACAACTGATTAGCAACTGGGATGGATCATGCCAACACTTCGTTTTAAAGGTGCGATCAGGACCCACTTTGAGGCTTGCCTCAAGACAACGCATGCCTAGAATGCCCCTAGACTTGGTCTAAAATACCAAGGTCCTGAAAGGCTTAGGAATAATACATCAATGCTAGCACATTTTTACAAAATGCACACCTCTTGCGCTTTTCAGGTTAAAGCTTACACATTTAGGTTTTTGAATTCAAAGTTAGATTTGGTTACTGTAATTTATTTGAGTAAATTTAAGAccatatgctcaaaatgaccaataAGAAGTTTACAAGTtgcattataattttttttttttttttttaattgtctgcaattttccttttttttttttttgccaatatatatgtgatttttattatttttatacataAAAATTCCCAAAAGGCTCAAGCCTTACCTTATTAGGGTTAAAATTCCTGCATTACACCttttttgccttttaaaacaccgTGTCAACGCATACACATGCATATGCATGTAGTCAAATATAAATAcaagcatgtatgtatgtatgtacatatgTATATGCACATGAAATAGAATTCAATTTTACACttcaacaatataaatataatggTCCATAAAGACAATCAAAAATTAATAGTTTTTCAATGCTAGTTGAAATTTTGGACAGCACTCTTTACGTTTCACATGTTGATGGATCAGTAACAGagagaaatggaaaatgaaaaaataaaaaataaaaaagattacCTTCCTCCTATCTGATGTCAGTGGAGGGAGAGACAATCGTATCACATCTCCATCATTATTTGGAGTCAAACCAAGATTAGAGGTAACTATTGCCTTCTCTATAGTCTTTAAGCTGAAAAATCATAAAGTTTAAAAGGCAAGATAAATTGCCAAGTCTACAAATAAAATTGATTACACTGGTAAATTACTGTACCTCAACATAACCATATtatcattttcattctcattccTTCGGAAATTCGAAGAGTAAAGAGCTTAAAGAAGATTTCTCTAAGATCACATTTGATTCATGGAATTTAGGGATTTGATAGCTTACAAATGAAAATGCATTATCATCATAAAGCAAATGACGATGCAAAAAATTTTGTTAATCAATAATATGGAATGGACAAGGAATGATTGTTCCATTTCACATGAAAATGTCAATTCCAATCCTATTGCATGTTTGATGGAATAACACAAACTTTCATATTGTCTTTTGCTTTAGATGACAAAACACTTTTCATTTGTAAGCTATCAAAAAGCTATCATCATTCTATTCCCAAAAAGAGACATTCCCTGAAGCGCGCACaacttaatttaaattttatggtGATTTTTTTTTCGTTAAGTATTCTCTAAGAAAAAAATATAGAGTGGTATTCCTCACTCTGTGCATGTGATATCAGCTACAGTGTAGCAAGAGAGGCATGGATCTTGCTCTTGTCAATAATTTCTATCTTATTGTCCGTCTGGTTTACAGAACACTAAATACTGTACCTTGATTTATCATAAGGCTGAACCAGCAAAGAACTTGCATCAGGAGTACTGATTTGAGCAATGCCCTTCAAGCTTACAGGCGTCCCATAGTACTCCACCTAAACAGGCAGCCATTTACAATTATTCTATGAGAAAACAAAATTACTTTGATTAAACAGTCACAAATTCATGGAGGCAACCATGCAAAAGAAAAAAGTATTGCAAGACTGATCTCATGTCTGATGGCTTTTATATGCAGgtcatagttgtcaaatcaagattcCTATTGCGAATAAAATTCCCAATTTTGGGAAAGGAgaatcaagaatcaaatcaaagcaTAAGATTTCGTATAAATTTCCAAAATTGTTACAAATGATATGCATATACTAATATACATACAACAAGCAAAGTAGtaaatatattcaaattttaacaataagaaaatcatattttatttgtatGCTTTCTAAACAATAAAAAGTAAAGGAAAGAGTTTagaaaaatcaattaaaaaaaaacttgaattttATGTTGTCAAGGGAAAGAATCaagaaaaaacaataaaaaactgAACTTTGGGTGTTTAATAacaaattaaagaaaacaaatcacACTTCATGCGTATACTTTCTCTAGTTTCACACATGTACTTTCTCTTCACAACCAAGGAAATCTGAGTACCGCCATAGCCACCATTTTTCTCCCAGCACATAATCGAATAGAGAAATGGAAGGCAATcgtgtaaaaaaataaaaaataaaaaataaaacaaagctCGTTTCTGAGGTTTTAAACCAGTCGGATCTGACTCGATCTAATAGATTCAGAATCATGTGAATCAATTCATTCAGATCGATTAGTTAGATTCAGGAGGTAAATTGAGAGCTTCAGCAATGATTCAGTTATTTTTTGATTCTCTAGTAAGACTCAAACCAGTTTGGGGTGGATTTGATAGGAATCAAACAGAATGAACCATGAACCATAAGATTCTAACAACAATGATGTAGGCATTGAGGCATTTCTGAAGTGAAAAGTCTGCCCAAATCTGGTCTCAAAACACAAATGCAAGCAACACATGCCATGTACAGTCCACAATGAATCTAAATATAGGCATCACCACTTGATTTTCTTTCAGTCTCTCCCATCGAAGAATCTGAAGATGAAAATTCTTCTCCTTCCTTTTTTTTCGGAAGAAAAGGAGGATCAGGACAAAATTGCTGAAACAGAAGCAGAAAAATCAGAATGAATGGGAATGGgttttaacaataaaataaaaaagaatcatGCTCAGCCCCCACAGAGGTTGCTTTCTTTGCTTGGGAGCAAAGATTCTTAACTTTGATAACCTGCAGAACATGCCAATAGACTCCAATCTCTATGTAACTCGCAGAAACTAATTCCTCAGAAAAAAACCCAAACTAGCGCAAAACAGTGAGGCCAAAAACTGAACTTTATCCCAAACCAGCACCCAATTTAATTTCTTCCCATTGAATACCCTTGCATTACACTCCAACCATAACCCCCATAAAACTGTAAGTATTCCGCACTTCCATAGGACTCCCTTATCCTTCTCCTACCAAAGCCTGTGAAAGAGATAGCTAACAATTCACCAACTGAAGAAGGGCATACCTAGCTCCCTCCAGAAATATcaaaaagcatattccaaatcctccaagaaaattcaaagcgcaaaagaaagataagaaacAGAATTTTTCTAACAGAGCACAGATACATCGGGAGAGAGAGCCATAAAAGGCCTCCTAAATTGTGGCAAGTTATTAGaattgattttattgagtaaaACCAAACAactgaaagccttaatttttgaaGGAGCCTTGGCCTTCCAGACGAAATGATAAGAGTGGGAAAGAAGAGCATTATGAGAGTGAGTCAACAAttcaaaaaaatttacaaaaaaacaCTCCCAACTTGGACAAATGTTGTGCataattaattagtttattatttgtatttagtttaattagtataggattatgtgtatctGTGAGCTTGTCTGTAATATTTCTGTATTCTTAGGGGTATTTTGTAGTTTCATTTAAGTTTAGGGTTATAAGAGTAATTTCATGTGTTAGAGGCTTTCTTGTAAATAGCGTGTGAAAACCACGTAGGAtagttgttgaatttgaatttgaaagtgCACATCTGATTCCCCCTCCTCcctcctctcttccctcttccttcttcttcttcccttctcctATCCTACATTCTCTCATGgatgcagatccttgatgctgtaCCACATCATTTGGCATAAGAGTGCGACCATGATCACACCATTCTTCCATTTTCAATCCCTCCACCTTCActcctcctcttctcttcttcattcTCTCTCACCCTGCTTTTTTCTGTTTTCCTGTTCCTACTCTCcatcctctcttcttcttcctcctcctttcCTTCTGTTCTGTTCTGTAATTCTGTTCTGTCCCTAGTCCTCCGCTGCCTAGCAGCATTCTTccctctttttttctctttttctctcttgaTTCTGTTTCTCTTGTTTCTAATTTTCTCCCACAGTTcgcttcttttcccttcttttcccttctcttcctTGTTTTCTCTCTAATCTCTTGTATTTCTCTCTCTCAAAATCTTCCATCTTGAAATCATTCAGGAATCTAAATACCAATCCCAGATTACATCCCCTTCAATAATCCTCTTTGCCctgtgttaatggttatttagtcatttagcattattattaattgttgaGTTTGGTTTGTAACAAgtgtaagggtattatggtcattcccatTGTacatgacatatattataaatagagggagaggcctataattgagtttaggtcttacattttacccaattattcaacatggtatcagtgcatgattctgaaacctaaGCCCTAAGTGTTACCACCACCATCGAACGGAAGCCTGAAACCTAAAATTTGCTGCATGTCTATAATTGTAGAAGATTTTTCAGTGATACTATAaccctagaaaacagccagcagcaaCAGAAACTCAGACCAGTCACTGGAATTTTCTGGGCGACACTGCAAGTTCAAGAACATCAAATCCATCATAGATTTGTCAAAAccaacaccatagtcacccacagacactgcc
The Malania oleifera isolate guangnan ecotype guangnan chromosome 13, ASM2987363v1, whole genome shotgun sequence DNA segment above includes these coding regions:
- the LOC131145990 gene encoding ribosome-recycling factor, chloroplastic isoform X1, producing the protein MSFSPATPMPSIYQARTNTPTCLLSLRDSYHRGPDCAKSYSGCASWRSAANYAGFQEGGGKLSLMPIIVKQYSVKRTGVFRCATIEEIEAEKSLIEKDVKGRMEKTIDTVRSNFNAMRTGRANPAMLDQIEVEYYGTPVSLKGIAQISTPDASSLLVQPYDKSSLKTIEKAIVTSNLGLTPNNDGDVIRLSLPPLTSDRRKELSKVVAKQAEEGKVALRNIRRDALRAYEKLEKEKKLSEDNVKDLSNDLQKLTDEYVKKIDVIYKQKEKELLKI